The Halomonas sp. 7T genome contains a region encoding:
- the nhaD gene encoding sodium:proton antiporter NhaD, which produces MLMLHQSPGQPRVSRRWLFLFAALLLGISPATFAVTGDIDLTSSAVGFFALAIFVLAYALVMAEEKIHMRKSKPVLVAAGIIWGLIGWVYVQNGMSETSEYAFRVTLLEFTELMLFLLVAMTYINAMEERRVFDALRSWMLRKGFSYRQLFWLTGGLAFVLSPIADNLTTALLMCAVITKVAEGDKRFINLACINVVVAANAGGAFSPFGDITTLMVWQAGLIQFQEFFILFLPSLVNFLIPAVIMSLFIKDQKPSSVYEDVWLKRGARRIIALFLITIATAVMCHTLLHLPPVLGMMTGLGYLQFFGYYLRRTLPRSLERKRERYSRRGDNKKLEQLGGVVPFDVFNRVARAEWDTLLFFYGVVMCVGGLGFMGYLGLLSEALYTGWNATWANIVLGVVSAVVDNIPVMFAVLTMEPEMSHGHWLLITLTAGVGGSLLSIGSAAGVAVMGQARGAYTFMGHLRWAPVILLGYIASIIVHMWLNADSFTVFS; this is translated from the coding sequence ATGTTGATGTTGCATCAATCCCCTGGCCAGCCACGAGTCTCTCGTCGCTGGCTTTTTCTGTTTGCTGCTTTATTACTCGGCATAAGCCCAGCGACGTTCGCCGTGACGGGTGATATTGACTTAACCAGTTCAGCCGTTGGCTTTTTTGCGCTGGCGATTTTCGTTTTGGCCTATGCATTAGTCATGGCTGAAGAGAAAATTCACATGCGCAAGTCTAAGCCTGTACTGGTCGCAGCCGGTATCATTTGGGGACTCATTGGCTGGGTGTACGTCCAAAATGGCATGTCGGAAACATCAGAGTATGCGTTCCGCGTGACCCTTTTAGAGTTCACCGAGCTAATGCTGTTCCTGCTGGTCGCGATGACCTATATCAACGCCATGGAAGAGCGTCGCGTATTCGATGCGCTGCGCTCGTGGATGTTGCGCAAAGGCTTTAGCTACCGCCAGCTGTTCTGGCTGACGGGTGGGCTCGCATTTGTGCTATCACCGATTGCCGATAACTTAACCACGGCGCTACTCATGTGCGCCGTCATTACTAAAGTGGCAGAGGGTGATAAGCGCTTTATTAATCTCGCCTGTATTAACGTTGTCGTGGCCGCCAATGCCGGCGGCGCCTTTAGCCCCTTTGGCGATATCACCACACTGATGGTTTGGCAGGCGGGGCTTATTCAGTTCCAAGAGTTTTTCATCCTGTTCTTACCCTCGCTGGTTAACTTCTTGATTCCTGCTGTCATCATGAGCCTCTTTATCAAGGATCAGAAACCCAGCAGCGTTTATGAAGATGTGTGGTTAAAGCGCGGTGCTCGGCGCATTATTGCGCTATTTTTGATCACCATCGCCACGGCGGTTATGTGTCACACGTTGCTGCATTTGCCGCCGGTACTCGGCATGATGACCGGGCTTGGCTACTTGCAGTTCTTTGGCTATTACCTGCGTCGGACGCTCCCCCGCTCGCTGGAGCGTAAACGTGAGCGCTACAGCCGCCGGGGCGACAATAAGAAGCTTGAGCAACTAGGTGGCGTCGTACCGTTCGATGTGTTTAACCGCGTAGCGCGAGCCGAGTGGGACACACTGCTGTTCTTCTACGGGGTGGTTATGTGCGTGGGCGGGTTGGGCTTTATGGGCTACCTAGGGCTGCTTTCTGAAGCGCTCTACACCGGCTGGAATGCTACCTGGGCCAACATCGTACTCGGGGTTGTCTCAGCGGTCGTGGATAACATTCCCGTAATGTTTGCCGTGTTGACCATGGAACCAGAAATGTCTCACGGGCATTGGCTGCTGATTACACTAACGGCTGGCGTAGGGGGTAGCTTGCTCTCTATTGGTTCTGCAGCAGGGGTCGCCGTTATGGGCCAAGCCCGAGGCGCTTACACCTTTATGGGCCACCTGCGCTGGGCGCCGGTGATACTTCTAGGCTACATCGCCAGCATCATTGTGCATATGTGGCTGAACGCCGATAGCTTTACTGTCTTTAGTTAA
- a CDS encoding EAL domain-containing protein: MALSTCLWASASLANDALRVGVYHNPPKLFADSQGQLRGVLGELLNAIAEQQQWQLATLHCEFSHCLTLLEQGEIDLLPDVAWSEERAQRFAFHNEPVLHSWSLLYQREEMSVEAILDLAQMRVAVVEDAIQQRYLAAVTERFNVPVTWVSVNSFSEGFEAVARDEADLVASNHLYGDWRAREYGLRETPIVFQPAQLFYAVSYQAADRVLEPVDTTLRAWKQDSNSLYFDILRAWRVSTPSSPLVPTWVWWGVGLLAFFLAFALGRNALLKRRVADNYEQLVAHEALLATILDSVDAHIYIKSPSLEYRFVNRQVSELFGIPAEKIIGQRDEAFFDAASAAEMHQIDRQVLASGKKTTLEEHNLLKGEEQVRTFLSIKMPLVMRKGEAPCICGISTELTEYLEMQSRTHHLAFYDALTGLPNRRLLMDSLALVTEQESNASTFSAVLIIDLDNFRLVNDIQGHESGDQLLINVAVRLQESLYNSTHETTVARVSSDEFVVLLNTLGEQQEMAAMSAERVASKLLDAVSQLRNDRALPVSASIGITLFKGAGHSMNSVLQQADIALQQAKVAGGNKLCFFNHDMQTSVLERASLEGDLHHALARNELALHYQVQVDHRSETVGVEALLRWYHPQRGWVSPATFIPIAEENGLILLIGYWVLKSACEQLAKWASQPAYASLTISVNVSSVQFQQPEFVRDLEGLLAETQAPPNRLVLEVTESLLMREPTRVRNTMLKLRAQGIRFALDDFGTGYSSLSYLKRLPLDELKIDQSFIRELLSEKTDAAIVDTTILLAASLGLTVVAEGVEKKEQLEWLRGHGCYRYQGYLLGRPTPIEYLFEEY; this comes from the coding sequence ATGGCGCTAAGCACCTGTTTGTGGGCTTCTGCTAGCCTCGCGAATGACGCTTTGCGTGTTGGGGTTTACCATAATCCGCCGAAGCTATTTGCTGATAGCCAAGGCCAGCTGCGCGGTGTGTTGGGTGAGCTGCTTAACGCGATCGCTGAGCAGCAGCAGTGGCAGTTAGCGACCCTTCACTGTGAGTTTTCACACTGCTTAACGCTGCTAGAGCAGGGCGAGATTGACCTGCTGCCTGACGTTGCGTGGAGTGAAGAGCGTGCCCAGCGCTTTGCTTTCCATAATGAACCGGTGCTGCATAGCTGGTCACTGCTCTATCAGCGTGAAGAAATGAGCGTTGAGGCGATTTTAGATCTGGCCCAGATGCGGGTGGCGGTGGTTGAAGATGCGATACAGCAACGTTATTTAGCGGCCGTTACTGAGCGCTTTAATGTCCCGGTGACGTGGGTCTCTGTTAATAGTTTTTCAGAGGGCTTTGAAGCCGTTGCACGTGATGAGGCGGATTTGGTGGCGTCCAATCACTTATACGGTGATTGGCGAGCGCGCGAATATGGCCTGCGTGAGACCCCGATTGTTTTCCAGCCAGCGCAGCTATTTTATGCCGTATCTTATCAGGCTGCCGATCGTGTATTAGAGCCTGTCGACACAACGCTCAGAGCGTGGAAGCAAGATAGTAATTCGCTCTATTTTGATATATTACGTGCTTGGCGCGTCTCAACGCCATCTTCTCCCCTGGTGCCTACCTGGGTGTGGTGGGGCGTTGGTCTGCTTGCGTTTTTCCTGGCATTCGCTTTGGGCCGTAATGCGCTATTAAAGCGCCGCGTAGCGGACAACTACGAGCAGCTTGTTGCTCATGAGGCGCTCTTGGCCACCATTTTAGACAGTGTCGATGCGCATATTTATATCAAATCGCCTTCCTTAGAGTATCGTTTCGTTAACCGTCAAGTTAGCGAGCTGTTTGGCATCCCTGCTGAGAAAATTATTGGCCAGCGTGACGAAGCATTTTTTGATGCGGCAAGCGCAGCGGAAATGCATCAAATAGATCGTCAGGTATTAGCATCGGGCAAAAAAACGACGCTGGAAGAGCACAACCTGCTCAAAGGTGAAGAGCAGGTGCGTACGTTTTTATCCATAAAAATGCCTCTTGTGATGCGCAAGGGGGAAGCGCCGTGCATCTGTGGTATTTCAACCGAGCTAACGGAATACCTGGAGATGCAGTCGCGTACCCATCATTTGGCTTTTTACGATGCCTTGACGGGATTGCCAAACCGACGCCTGTTGATGGACTCACTCGCGCTGGTCACTGAGCAAGAGAGCAACGCATCGACGTTTAGTGCCGTGCTGATTATTGACCTGGATAACTTCCGGTTGGTTAATGATATCCAAGGCCATGAAAGCGGCGATCAGCTACTGATTAATGTCGCGGTGCGGCTGCAGGAGTCGCTTTATAACTCCACTCACGAAACGACCGTTGCACGGGTGAGTAGCGATGAGTTTGTTGTACTGTTAAATACGCTGGGCGAGCAGCAAGAAATGGCCGCGATGAGCGCCGAGCGTGTCGCGAGTAAACTGCTGGATGCTGTGTCGCAACTGCGCAATGACCGGGCGCTGCCGGTCAGTGCAAGTATTGGTATTACGCTATTTAAAGGGGCAGGCCACAGTATGAATAGCGTATTACAGCAGGCGGATATCGCCCTGCAGCAGGCTAAGGTGGCGGGTGGTAATAAGCTCTGTTTCTTTAACCACGATATGCAAACCAGCGTACTAGAACGCGCTAGTTTAGAAGGCGACCTTCACCATGCGTTGGCGCGCAATGAGTTGGCGCTTCACTATCAGGTGCAAGTTGACCACCGCAGCGAGACGGTCGGAGTGGAAGCGCTGCTACGCTGGTACCACCCCCAGCGCGGCTGGGTATCGCCCGCCACCTTTATTCCTATTGCCGAAGAGAATGGCCTCATTTTGCTGATTGGCTATTGGGTGCTTAAATCGGCCTGTGAGCAGTTGGCCAAGTGGGCCTCTCAGCCTGCCTATGCATCACTGACGATTTCGGTCAACGTCAGTTCGGTGCAATTTCAACAGCCTGAGTTTGTGCGGGATTTAGAAGGGCTATTAGCCGAAACCCAGGCGCCGCCAAACCGTTTGGTGTTGGAAGTAACGGAAAGCTTGCTGATGCGAGAACCGACCCGGGTACGCAATACCATGCTAAAACTGCGTGCCCAAGGCATTCGTTTCGCGCTGGATGATTTTGGCACGGGCTATTCATCGTTAAGTTATTTAAAGCGCTTGCCACTGGATGAGCTTAAAATTGACCAATCATTTATCCGTGAGCTGCTGTCCGAAAAGACCGACGCAGCGATTGTCGATACGACCATTCTGCTAGCCGCAAGCCTAGGTTTAACCGTGGTAGCCGAGGGTGTCGAAAAGAAAGAGCAGTTAGAGTGGCTGCGCGGTCATGGATGTTACCGCTACCAAGGGTATCTGCTGGGTAGGCCAACCCCCATTGAATATCTGTTTGAGGAGTACTAA
- a CDS encoding glutathione S-transferase, with translation MIHVHHLEKSRSHRVLWLLELLGVAYEVHFYQRDSKTQQAPNALKKIHPLGKSPVITDGDLTVAESGAIIDYLVGRYGEGRLQPAEGDTHQWVDYRYWLHYAEGSLMPLLVMGLVFSQIPKQSPWLIKPLAKGISSTVRQRFIQPQMNQHLDVINAHLGSKGNFAGDWPSGADVQMSFPLQAVAATQSLEKYPHIAAFVDRIEHDAAWQRVVTRAGPLTMPGG, from the coding sequence ATGATTCACGTCCACCATCTGGAAAAGTCCCGTTCCCACCGAGTTTTATGGCTTCTTGAACTATTAGGCGTTGCGTATGAAGTTCATTTTTATCAACGCGATAGTAAGACCCAGCAGGCGCCAAATGCGCTGAAAAAAATCCATCCGCTGGGTAAATCTCCTGTTATTACCGATGGCGATCTTACCGTTGCAGAGTCCGGGGCTATTATTGATTATCTTGTGGGCCGGTATGGTGAAGGGCGTTTGCAGCCTGCGGAGGGGGATACCCATCAGTGGGTAGATTATCGTTACTGGTTGCACTATGCAGAAGGCTCCTTGATGCCGCTGCTAGTGATGGGCTTAGTATTTAGCCAAATCCCGAAACAGTCGCCATGGTTAATCAAGCCCCTGGCGAAAGGCATTAGCTCAACGGTGCGCCAGCGTTTTATTCAGCCACAAATGAATCAGCATTTAGATGTTATTAACGCGCATCTGGGGTCAAAGGGTAACTTTGCTGGAGACTGGCCAAGTGGTGCCGATGTTCAAATGAGTTTCCCACTGCAAGCGGTGGCGGCTACACAATCGTTGGAAAAGTATCCGCATATTGCTGCCTTTGTGGACCGTATCGAGCATGACGCTGCTTGGCAACGCGTCGTAACGCGAGCTGGCCCGCTTACCATGCCCGGTGGGTAG
- a CDS encoding antibiotic biosynthesis monooxygenase gives MSASPVTLMVARRVANGRYQDFNRWLNEGRELAADFPGYLGSGVLAPPKDDDEYQIIFRFSSSDTLNAWEHSASRHAWLARGKDLYDAPHEHRATGLDAWFQVNPGITPPRWKQAVAVWLAFFPISLLFQLLFGGVIAEWALVPRVVVSTLMLTPVMVFVFIPLSMRLLAPWLQGKWSFADLLAKWRHEHKA, from the coding sequence ATGTCTGCCTCACCTGTCACTTTAATGGTGGCCCGCCGCGTGGCAAATGGCCGCTATCAGGATTTTAATCGTTGGTTAAATGAAGGCCGTGAACTAGCGGCTGACTTTCCGGGATACCTGGGGTCAGGCGTGTTGGCACCGCCAAAAGATGACGATGAGTATCAAATTATTTTCCGCTTTAGCAGTAGCGATACGCTAAACGCCTGGGAACACTCCGCTTCACGCCACGCGTGGCTTGCCCGTGGAAAAGACCTTTATGACGCGCCTCACGAGCATCGCGCGACGGGTCTGGATGCTTGGTTTCAGGTGAATCCAGGTATCACGCCACCGCGTTGGAAACAGGCGGTGGCTGTTTGGCTGGCATTTTTCCCCATCTCACTGCTGTTTCAATTGCTATTCGGAGGTGTGATCGCTGAGTGGGCGCTCGTTCCCCGAGTTGTCGTTAGCACGCTGATGCTGACCCCGGTGATGGTGTTTGTGTTTATCCCGCTTTCAATGCGTTTATTGGCGCCTTGGCTGCAGGGTAAGTGGTCATTCGCGGACCTCTTGGCAAAGTGGCGGCACGAGCACAAAGCATAA
- a CDS encoding DUF2835 domain-containing protein has translation MPAIDVVIHLSESECLAHYEGRYANVRTRSVDGRWVVFPADALRRVVTREGVQGIYRLEFSDQGRFVSIRRLPSS, from the coding sequence ATGCCTGCCATCGATGTGGTGATACATCTTTCTGAAAGTGAATGCCTAGCCCACTACGAAGGGCGCTACGCTAATGTGCGGACCCGAAGCGTGGATGGCCGCTGGGTGGTCTTTCCTGCTGATGCATTGCGCCGTGTTGTGACAAGAGAGGGGGTTCAGGGCATCTATCGACTTGAATTTTCGGATCAGGGGCGCTTTGTTAGTATTCGGCGCCTCCCAAGCAGCTAA
- a CDS encoding putative metalloprotease CJM1_0395 family protein gives MSAFSASHISASPIAARGSSAPAVNDEEPQTSKQADDTLQVSEDDHSTNDTAGPTRADGTPMAPEEIQYLEQLKQTDRAVRQHEMAHQIAGGAYTGGASYEYEVGPDGKRYAVAGEVPIDYGPVPGDPQATVEKMQTVIAAALAPADPSPKDLQVAAQARQYLLEAKLEAAMEQSEMNQARDSGAATSPPEEAA, from the coding sequence ATGAGTGCGTTCTCTGCTTCGCACATTTCTGCTTCTCCCATAGCGGCTAGAGGCTCATCAGCACCCGCTGTTAATGACGAAGAGCCGCAAACCAGCAAGCAGGCCGACGACACCTTACAGGTGAGCGAGGACGATCACAGCACTAACGATACCGCTGGCCCTACTCGGGCAGACGGCACGCCGATGGCGCCTGAAGAAATTCAGTATTTAGAGCAGCTAAAGCAGACAGACCGAGCAGTGCGCCAGCATGAAATGGCCCACCAGATAGCAGGTGGCGCTTATACCGGTGGCGCCTCTTATGAATACGAGGTAGGGCCCGACGGAAAACGCTACGCGGTGGCGGGCGAAGTCCCCATTGACTATGGCCCCGTGCCTGGTGACCCACAAGCCACGGTGGAAAAAATGCAAACGGTGATTGCCGCCGCCCTAGCACCTGCCGACCCTTCCCCTAAAGATTTGCAGGTGGCTGCCCAAGCGCGGCAGTACCTGCTGGAAGCAAAGCTAGAAGCAGCGATGGAACAGAGCGAAATGAACCAAGCGCGTGATTCTGGCGCCGCCACCAGCCCACCAGAGGAAGCGGCTTAA
- a CDS encoding putative bifunctional diguanylate cyclase/phosphodiesterase encodes MSTTPILNTASGAPLLRAESAFSFANEAIIITDAQGCVADVNPAFCELTGLTLAEVFGQSLEAFSILSLDNSPTTRFMRDEQQLRDRSKCQVSYRSHDGQFYPGMMSINRVRNEQGHVDHHVIVLADLSAIPAHARHLKREVFFDALTGLPNLQLLTQLIQESIQHAEAKQRPLAICSLDIDHFQTINDQLGSHVGDSILSTFAQRISHLLFGDDVLARVGGDEFVLLLHHGDDEHFFEKLLTTIRKPLLIDGQSIYLTASLGITRYPNDHAQGDVLLRHAHQAMYRAKQRGRDTYHFFDPTQDRLLQVRHEQRQRFMDALNHDELRLFYQPQVDMASGRVVGVEALIRWQHPDEGLLSPAQFLPIIDATPLEVDLGEWVIKQALQQLTEWQNVGIALPINVNISPAHLLGKGFSERLAELLASYPTVAPAMLKLEVLESAAMHDIQAALKNMAHCQDLGVGFAIDDFGTGFSSLTHLRQLPVNLIKIDQSFVRDMLSDQDDMAIVESVIYMANRFKRPMLAEGVETLAHAKALMSLGCELAQGYGIARPMPPCEMPAWLERWPQRSDWHSLATH; translated from the coding sequence ATGTCGACGACCCCAATATTGAATACCGCCTCCGGAGCACCGCTTCTTCGCGCTGAGTCAGCGTTTAGCTTTGCCAACGAGGCCATCATTATTACTGACGCCCAGGGCTGCGTAGCGGACGTCAACCCTGCGTTTTGTGAGCTGACCGGCTTAACCCTTGCAGAGGTGTTCGGTCAATCCTTAGAGGCGTTTAGCATTTTATCCCTCGACAACAGCCCCACTACGCGCTTTATGCGTGATGAGCAGCAGCTGCGGGATCGTAGTAAATGCCAAGTGAGCTACCGCAGCCACGATGGTCAATTTTACCCCGGCATGATGTCGATAAATCGCGTGCGTAACGAGCAGGGTCACGTCGACCACCACGTGATTGTATTGGCTGATCTGTCTGCCATTCCGGCCCACGCGCGTCATCTAAAGCGCGAGGTCTTTTTTGATGCGCTGACCGGGCTACCCAACCTTCAGTTACTCACCCAGTTAATTCAGGAGTCGATTCAGCATGCGGAAGCCAAGCAGCGACCGCTGGCAATATGCTCGCTGGACATCGACCACTTTCAAACAATTAACGACCAGCTAGGCTCCCACGTCGGCGATAGCATACTCTCCACCTTCGCACAGCGTATTAGCCATCTGCTGTTTGGCGATGACGTGCTGGCACGGGTGGGGGGCGATGAGTTCGTGCTGCTACTGCATCACGGCGATGACGAGCACTTTTTTGAGAAACTGCTGACCACAATCCGGAAACCGCTACTCATCGATGGTCAAAGTATCTACCTCACCGCGAGTTTGGGCATCACACGCTACCCGAATGATCATGCTCAGGGCGATGTGCTGCTGCGCCATGCGCACCAAGCGATGTACCGAGCAAAGCAGCGGGGGCGGGATACCTACCACTTTTTTGACCCCACCCAAGATCGGCTGTTACAAGTGCGCCATGAGCAGCGTCAGCGCTTTATGGATGCCCTTAACCACGACGAGCTTCGCCTGTTTTATCAGCCTCAGGTGGATATGGCCAGCGGACGCGTGGTGGGTGTTGAGGCATTAATTCGCTGGCAGCACCCAGACGAAGGACTGCTCTCACCGGCTCAATTTTTACCCATTATTGACGCCACGCCGCTAGAAGTTGATCTTGGCGAGTGGGTGATTAAGCAGGCGTTGCAGCAGCTGACGGAGTGGCAAAACGTGGGTATTGCCCTGCCTATCAACGTCAATATCAGCCCTGCGCACTTGTTGGGTAAGGGGTTTAGCGAGCGGCTGGCCGAGCTGCTCGCAAGCTACCCAACGGTTGCGCCTGCCATGCTGAAGCTTGAGGTGCTCGAGAGTGCGGCGATGCACGATATTCAGGCAGCGCTGAAAAATATGGCACATTGCCAAGACCTGGGAGTTGGATTTGCCATTGATGATTTTGGCACGGGCTTTTCGTCACTAACGCACTTGCGCCAACTGCCGGTAAATTTGATCAAGATCGACCAGAGCTTTGTCCGCGATATGCTTAGCGATCAGGATGATATGGCGATCGTAGAAAGTGTGATCTACATGGCCAATCGCTTTAAGCGGCCGATGTTGGCTGAAGGGGTTGAAACGCTAGCGCATGCGAAGGCGTTAATGTCGCTGGGCTGCGAGCTGGCCCAAGGCTACGGTATTGCCCGCCCCATGCCTCCGTGTGAGATGCCCGCGTGGTTGGAGCGGTGGCCACAACGCAGTGACTGGCACTCATTGGCAACGCATTAA
- a CDS encoding C40 family peptidase — protein sequence MPFTHFSPLFALFTLLFLTGCASKDVAMTPALSPSTGISMERALILSHAQQAIGTPYRFGGSSPDGLDCSGLVEMTYRAAGIRVPRTADAQFRALPQVNAPRPGDLLFFGDGSKATHVGIYGGNRQMIHAPGSGRAVVSVPLDIDYWQQRFLGAAAPAP from the coding sequence ATGCCGTTCACCCATTTCTCACCGCTTTTTGCGCTATTTACCCTGCTGTTCTTGACCGGATGTGCTAGCAAAGACGTTGCTATGACGCCCGCGCTTAGCCCGTCAACAGGCATCTCGATGGAGCGCGCGCTGATTCTCTCCCATGCCCAGCAGGCGATTGGCACCCCCTACCGCTTTGGCGGCAGCTCGCCGGATGGTTTGGACTGCTCTGGGTTAGTTGAAATGACCTACCGTGCCGCAGGCATTCGTGTGCCCCGCACCGCCGACGCCCAGTTTCGCGCGCTTCCCCAGGTCAACGCGCCTCGCCCCGGCGATCTGCTGTTTTTTGGCGATGGCAGCAAAGCCACCCACGTGGGCATCTATGGCGGTAACCGCCAGATGATTCACGCTCCCGGCAGCGGTCGCGCCGTGGTTAGCGTGCCGTTGGATATCGACTACTGGCAGCAGCGCTTTCTGGGAGCCGCGGCGCCTGCACCTTAA
- a CDS encoding histidine phosphatase family protein, whose translation MRFPHADITTIDLMRHGEPVGGRMLRGSTDHPLSEVGWKQMTDAVMRHTVDGRPPYDAVISSPLLRCREFALWLGEEFDVPVQIDDDLAELHLGGWEGKTYAQVYEQEGSEQMSAFWYDPARGAPPSGETLAELDVRVSESWQQLLTNPPGKHVLVVAHLFVCNALLRQVLEQPLCNGLVMDLPYAAMSRLRHERHALGESTFIEWVGR comes from the coding sequence ATGCGCTTTCCACATGCCGACATCACCACCATTGACCTTATGCGCCACGGTGAACCGGTGGGCGGGCGCATGTTGCGTGGCAGCACTGACCATCCGCTGAGTGAAGTGGGCTGGAAGCAGATGACCGATGCGGTGATGCGCCACACTGTGGATGGCAGGCCGCCCTACGATGCGGTGATCAGCTCACCTCTGCTACGGTGTCGAGAATTTGCGCTGTGGTTAGGTGAAGAGTTTGATGTGCCGGTACAAATCGATGACGACCTGGCCGAGCTGCACCTGGGCGGGTGGGAAGGCAAAACCTACGCCCAGGTGTACGAACAGGAAGGCAGCGAGCAGATGAGTGCTTTCTGGTACGACCCCGCTCGCGGTGCGCCACCCAGCGGTGAAACTCTCGCCGAGCTAGATGTGCGGGTTAGCGAATCCTGGCAGCAGCTGCTGACCAATCCCCCTGGTAAGCATGTACTGGTGGTTGCGCACCTGTTTGTGTGCAACGCGCTGCTGCGCCAAGTGTTGGAGCAGCCGCTTTGCAACGGCTTGGTGATGGATTTGCCCTACGCGGCGATGAGCCGACTACGCCATGAGCGCCATGCGCTGGGCGAAAGCACTTTTATCGAGTGGGTAGGGCGTTAA
- the phnE gene encoding phosphonate ABC transporter, permease protein PhnE, with protein MPVSTSPQGVPQWQRRTTRAQWLQYLGWLAGISLFLLCWKVISDNTMWVFVEDAGRQGSDLISRMMPPRWEYASVLWKPMWDTVNIATLGTALGIMMAFPVAFLAARNTTPHPLVRSLALTIIVSSRSINSLIWAMLLVTILGPGVLAGIIAIALRSIGFVGKLLYEAIEEIHPTPVEAISATGASRLQVMNYGVLPQVMPAFAGISVYRWDINIRESTVLGLVGAGGIGLQLNASINSLAWNQVSVIFALIFATVLVSEWVSARVRHAII; from the coding sequence ATGCCGGTTTCAACTTCCCCCCAAGGCGTGCCGCAGTGGCAGCGGCGCACCACCCGTGCCCAGTGGCTGCAGTATCTTGGCTGGCTGGCGGGCATTAGCCTGTTCTTGCTTTGCTGGAAAGTGATCTCTGACAACACCATGTGGGTGTTTGTCGAAGACGCTGGCCGCCAGGGCAGCGACCTGATTAGCCGTATGATGCCGCCCCGCTGGGAGTATGCCAGCGTGCTGTGGAAGCCGATGTGGGACACCGTTAATATTGCCACGCTGGGCACGGCACTGGGCATTATGATGGCATTTCCCGTGGCGTTTTTGGCCGCGCGTAATACCACACCGCATCCGCTCGTGCGCAGCTTGGCGCTGACCATCATTGTCTCCTCGCGCTCCATTAACTCGTTGATTTGGGCCATGCTGTTGGTGACCATTCTGGGCCCTGGCGTACTGGCGGGCATTATTGCCATCGCACTGCGCTCGATTGGTTTTGTGGGCAAGCTGCTCTACGAGGCCATCGAGGAGATTCACCCCACGCCTGTGGAAGCCATCAGCGCCACCGGTGCTAGCCGCCTGCAGGTGATGAACTACGGCGTGCTGCCGCAAGTTATGCCCGCCTTTGCGGGGATCAGCGTGTACCGCTGGGACATCAATATTCGCGAATCGACGGTGCTGGGGCTGGTCGGCGCGGGCGGCATTGGCTTGCAGCTGAATGCCTCGATCAACAGCCTGGCCTGGAATCAGGTCAGCGTGATTTTCGCGCTGATTTTCGCCACGGTGCTGGTATCGGAGTGGGTCTCTGCTCGCGTGCGTCACGCCATTATTTAA
- the phnE gene encoding phosphonate ABC transporter, permease protein PhnE: MSMANSSARQQRARQGQWRRLPLIESPRLRWALVLGGVVYLVLALASVEVNWARVAEGSGRALNFLGAFLQPDFFSRQNDILAGLMESLTMTLTSTVIGVLLAIPVGLGAAKNIAPLPIYAVCRAIIAVSRTFQEIIIAILFVVMFGFGPFAGMLTLAFATIGFMAKLLAEDIEDLDWKQVEAVRATGASWWQTMNHAVQPQVMPRLIGLSMYRLDINFRESSVIGIVGAGGIGATLNTSLSRYEYGTSAAILLIIIAIVLMSEYASSHVRRWTQ; encoded by the coding sequence ATGAGTATGGCGAACTCTTCAGCGCGACAACAGCGTGCCCGTCAAGGCCAGTGGCGGCGGCTGCCGCTGATTGAAAGCCCTCGGCTGCGTTGGGCGCTGGTGTTGGGTGGCGTGGTTTACCTGGTGTTGGCGCTGGCATCGGTGGAAGTGAACTGGGCGCGCGTCGCGGAAGGCTCGGGGCGGGCGCTGAACTTTCTCGGCGCGTTTTTGCAGCCGGATTTTTTCAGCCGTCAAAACGATATTCTGGCGGGCTTGATGGAAAGTCTGACCATGACGCTGACGTCCACAGTGATCGGCGTGTTGTTGGCCATTCCCGTGGGCTTAGGGGCTGCCAAAAACATTGCGCCGTTGCCAATCTATGCCGTCTGCCGGGCCATCATTGCCGTCTCGCGTACCTTTCAAGAGATCATTATCGCCATTCTGTTTGTGGTGATGTTCGGTTTTGGCCCTTTTGCGGGCATGCTCACATTGGCCTTTGCCACCATCGGCTTTATGGCCAAACTGCTGGCGGAAGATATTGAAGACCTCGATTGGAAGCAGGTAGAAGCCGTGCGCGCCACCGGCGCGAGCTGGTGGCAAACCATGAATCATGCCGTACAGCCGCAGGTAATGCCGCGCTTGATTGGGCTTTCCATGTATCGGCTGGATATCAACTTCCGCGAGTCATCGGTGATTGGCATTGTCGGGGCCGGTGGCATTGGCGCCACGCTCAACACCTCGCTCAGCCGCTACGAGTACGGCACGTCGGCCGCCATCTTGCTGATTATCATCGCGATTGTGTTGATGAGTGAGTATGCGTCGAGCCATGTGCGTCGTTGGACGCAGTAG